The proteins below are encoded in one region of Drosophila santomea strain STO CAGO 1482 chromosome 3R, Prin_Dsan_1.1, whole genome shotgun sequence:
- the LOC120453333 gene encoding facilitated trehalose transporter Tret1 isoform X3: MAEARLRRNISRSLNDRPLFMQNSNGGRIATGDVEVSNFRRALPQFLAVSIKNILLFGYGMTLGFPTIVIPAIQGGEGRSETSGDIVLNKDEISWFSSINLICVPLGCLFSGLLTQPLGKRRAMQFVNLPILAAWLMFHFATRTEHLYAALCLAGLGGGLMEAPVLTYVAEITEPKYRGILSALGTTCVITGVFIQFILGSLMDWRSVAAVSSAFPVITIIMLCFVPESPVWLIREQRFREAVKSLQWLRGWVPEHMIEAEFNQLYDELITQKAIELSADGVPPPGQRRTLGQRLRMWRKRSFLVPFLLVSFSFFTGHFSGKTPLQTYAVQIFHTLKAPMNKYHATILLGVAEMLATILGVVLIHFTGKRPLVLVSTVGTGLCFFGTATYAHFLSEVPGFTVNNVVVNASSIVPKEGILSQQNISRIFETEQQAIRQETERFTTLLPDMETTTIFDQNIYNRSKREVDELMTTDAPMDTTMWPEPSSSAEPIASSSLAPPSTSLKPPLVEELLLVVPKQEHNYLVWVPLILLLLSAFFSHLGIRMLPWILIGEVFPAEIRNSASGFAGGVGYIFGFLANKLFLVMLSALTLPGTFAFYASVAFFGTIVLYFTLPETEGRTLGEIEAHFSKKSDVNLLRKQPSNKLPFKDEAQFPGNTINMQSNFQVPITSQQQAKIIHLQQSDFTPRSQNGRTAGVGMSNPAFDESNTTHL, translated from the exons CACAGTTTTTAGCTGTTAGTATTAAGAACATATTGCTATTCG GATATGGCATGACCTTGGGCTTCCCCACGATCGTGATACCCGCCATTCAGGGAGGCGAGGGACGCAGCGAGACCAGTGGCGACATAGTCCTCAACAAGGACGAGATCTCTTGGTTCAGTTCCATCAACCTGATATGTGTGCCACTGGGATGCCTCTTCTCTGGACTCTTAACGCAGCCACTGGGCAAACGGAGGGCAATGCAG tttGTCAACCTGCCGATTCTGGCCGCCTGGCTGATGTTTCACTTTGCGACGCGCACGGAGCACCTGTATGCGGCTTTATGCTTGGCTGGTCTCGGTGGCGGATTAATGGAGGCGCCG GTGCTCACCTATGTGGCGGAAATTACGGAGCCCAAATACCGCGGCATATTGTCCGCTTTGGGCACAACGTGTGTCATCACGGGTGTTTTCATACAATTCATCCTGGGATCCCTGATGGACTGGCGGAGTGTGGCGGCGGTGAGCTCGGCTTTTCCGGTGATCACCATAATAATGCTGTGCTTTGTGCCCGAGAGTCCGGTTTGGTTGATCCGGGAGCAGCGTTTCCGGGAGGCCGTGAAGTCTCTGCAATGGCTACGTGGCTGGGTTCCGGAGCACATGATAGAGGCGGAGTTCAATCAGCTCTACGATGAACTGATCACCCAGAAGGCCATCGAACTGTCGGCGGATGGAGTTCCTCCGCCGGGTCAACGCCGAACACTGGGTCAACGGCTGAGGATGTGGCGGAAACGCAGCTTCCTGGTGCCATTCCTACTGGTTTCGTTCTCCTTTTTCACGGGTCACTTTTCCGGAAAGACCCCACTGCAAACCTATGCTGTGCAGATTTTCCACACCCTCAAGGCTCCGATGAACAAGTACCATGCCACAATTCTGCTGGGAGTGGCTGAGATGCTGGCCACCATCCTGGGCGTTGTCCTAATTCACTTCACCGGAAAGAGACCTCTGGTTCTGGTTTCAACGGTGGGCACCGGTCTGTGCTTCTTTGGCACTGCCACTTATGCCCATTTCTTGAGTGAAGTGCCTGGATTTACCGTCAACAACGTGGTGGTTAATGCCTCCTCGATTGTGCCCAAGGAGGGGATTCTTTCTCAGCAAAATATATCCAGGATCTTTGAGACAGAACAACAGGCGATCAGGCAGGAAACGGAGCGCTTTACTACCCTATTACCCGACATGGAAACAACTACAATATTCGATCAGAATATCTATAATCGCAGTAAGAGGGAGGTGGATGAATTGATGACCACCGATGCACCAATGGACACCACCATGTGGCCTGAGCCATCGAGCAGTGCGGAACCCATAGCATCTTCATCGCTGGCGCCACCATCGACTTCGCTGAAGCCACCCCTTGTGGAGGAACTTTTGCTGGTGGTGCCGAAACAAGAACACAACTACCTGGTCTGGGTGCCACTCATCCTGCTACTACTCTCCGCCTTCTTCTCTCATCTGGGTATACGAATGTTACCGTGGATTCTCATTGGCGAGGTGTTTCCGGCTGAGATTCGTAATTCCGCATCGGGATTTGCCGGCGGAGTGGGCTATATATTTGGCTTCCTGGCAAACAAACTCTTCCTGGTGATGCTGAGTGCCTTAACTCTGCCCGGAACCTTCGCTTTTTATGCCAGTGTGGCCTTCTTTGGCACCATTGTCCTGTACTTTACGCTTCCAGAGACTGAAGGGCGCACACTGGGT GAAATCGAAGCTCATTTCTCTAAGAAATCCGATGTGAATCTGCTTCGCAAGCAGCCCAGCAACAAGTTACCTTTCAAGGACGAAGCACAGTTCCCCGGGAATACCATTAATATGCAAAGTAACTTCCAAGTGCCTATCACATCGCAGCAACAGGCAAAGATTATCCATTTGCAACAGAGCGACTTTACGCCGCGCTCCCAAAACGGAAGAACAGCAGGAGTTGGGATGTCCAATCCGGCTTTCGATGAGAGCAACACCACACATTTGTGA
- the LOC120453333 gene encoding facilitated trehalose transporter Tret1 isoform X1 — MSNGKAATVGATAEKNGSLNDRPLFMQNSNGGRIATGDVEVSNFRRALPQFLAVSIKNILLFGYGMTLGFPTIVIPAIQGGEGRSETSGDIVLNKDEISWFSSINLICVPLGCLFSGLLTQPLGKRRAMQFVNLPILAAWLMFHFATRTEHLYAALCLAGLGGGLMEAPVLTYVAEITEPKYRGILSALGTTCVITGVFIQFILGSLMDWRSVAAVSSAFPVITIIMLCFVPESPVWLIREQRFREAVKSLQWLRGWVPEHMIEAEFNQLYDELITQKAIELSADGVPPPGQRRTLGQRLRMWRKRSFLVPFLLVSFSFFTGHFSGKTPLQTYAVQIFHTLKAPMNKYHATILLGVAEMLATILGVVLIHFTGKRPLVLVSTVGTGLCFFGTATYAHFLSEVPGFTVNNVVVNASSIVPKEGILSQQNISRIFETEQQAIRQETERFTTLLPDMETTTIFDQNIYNRSKREVDELMTTDAPMDTTMWPEPSSSAEPIASSSLAPPSTSLKPPLVEELLLVVPKQEHNYLVWVPLILLLLSAFFSHLGIRMLPWILIGEVFPAEIRNSASGFAGGVGYIFGFLANKLFLVMLSALTLPGTFAFYASVAFFGTIVLYFTLPETEGRTLGEIEAHFSKKSDVNLLRKQPSNKLPFKDEAQFPGNTINMQSNFQVPITSQQQAKIIHLQQSDFTPRSQNGRTAGVGMSNPAFDESNTTHL; from the exons CACAGTTTTTAGCTGTTAGTATTAAGAACATATTGCTATTCG GATATGGCATGACCTTGGGCTTCCCCACGATCGTGATACCCGCCATTCAGGGAGGCGAGGGACGCAGCGAGACCAGTGGCGACATAGTCCTCAACAAGGACGAGATCTCTTGGTTCAGTTCCATCAACCTGATATGTGTGCCACTGGGATGCCTCTTCTCTGGACTCTTAACGCAGCCACTGGGCAAACGGAGGGCAATGCAG tttGTCAACCTGCCGATTCTGGCCGCCTGGCTGATGTTTCACTTTGCGACGCGCACGGAGCACCTGTATGCGGCTTTATGCTTGGCTGGTCTCGGTGGCGGATTAATGGAGGCGCCG GTGCTCACCTATGTGGCGGAAATTACGGAGCCCAAATACCGCGGCATATTGTCCGCTTTGGGCACAACGTGTGTCATCACGGGTGTTTTCATACAATTCATCCTGGGATCCCTGATGGACTGGCGGAGTGTGGCGGCGGTGAGCTCGGCTTTTCCGGTGATCACCATAATAATGCTGTGCTTTGTGCCCGAGAGTCCGGTTTGGTTGATCCGGGAGCAGCGTTTCCGGGAGGCCGTGAAGTCTCTGCAATGGCTACGTGGCTGGGTTCCGGAGCACATGATAGAGGCGGAGTTCAATCAGCTCTACGATGAACTGATCACCCAGAAGGCCATCGAACTGTCGGCGGATGGAGTTCCTCCGCCGGGTCAACGCCGAACACTGGGTCAACGGCTGAGGATGTGGCGGAAACGCAGCTTCCTGGTGCCATTCCTACTGGTTTCGTTCTCCTTTTTCACGGGTCACTTTTCCGGAAAGACCCCACTGCAAACCTATGCTGTGCAGATTTTCCACACCCTCAAGGCTCCGATGAACAAGTACCATGCCACAATTCTGCTGGGAGTGGCTGAGATGCTGGCCACCATCCTGGGCGTTGTCCTAATTCACTTCACCGGAAAGAGACCTCTGGTTCTGGTTTCAACGGTGGGCACCGGTCTGTGCTTCTTTGGCACTGCCACTTATGCCCATTTCTTGAGTGAAGTGCCTGGATTTACCGTCAACAACGTGGTGGTTAATGCCTCCTCGATTGTGCCCAAGGAGGGGATTCTTTCTCAGCAAAATATATCCAGGATCTTTGAGACAGAACAACAGGCGATCAGGCAGGAAACGGAGCGCTTTACTACCCTATTACCCGACATGGAAACAACTACAATATTCGATCAGAATATCTATAATCGCAGTAAGAGGGAGGTGGATGAATTGATGACCACCGATGCACCAATGGACACCACCATGTGGCCTGAGCCATCGAGCAGTGCGGAACCCATAGCATCTTCATCGCTGGCGCCACCATCGACTTCGCTGAAGCCACCCCTTGTGGAGGAACTTTTGCTGGTGGTGCCGAAACAAGAACACAACTACCTGGTCTGGGTGCCACTCATCCTGCTACTACTCTCCGCCTTCTTCTCTCATCTGGGTATACGAATGTTACCGTGGATTCTCATTGGCGAGGTGTTTCCGGCTGAGATTCGTAATTCCGCATCGGGATTTGCCGGCGGAGTGGGCTATATATTTGGCTTCCTGGCAAACAAACTCTTCCTGGTGATGCTGAGTGCCTTAACTCTGCCCGGAACCTTCGCTTTTTATGCCAGTGTGGCCTTCTTTGGCACCATTGTCCTGTACTTTACGCTTCCAGAGACTGAAGGGCGCACACTGGGT GAAATCGAAGCTCATTTCTCTAAGAAATCCGATGTGAATCTGCTTCGCAAGCAGCCCAGCAACAAGTTACCTTTCAAGGACGAAGCACAGTTCCCCGGGAATACCATTAATATGCAAAGTAACTTCCAAGTGCCTATCACATCGCAGCAACAGGCAAAGATTATCCATTTGCAACAGAGCGACTTTACGCCGCGCTCCCAAAACGGAAGAACAGCAGGAGTTGGGATGTCCAATCCGGCTTTCGATGAGAGCAACACCACACATTTGTGA
- the LOC120453338 gene encoding venom allergen 3 encodes MKLLCFLVIVAELKIHTSNTVFRTRWPTYVQKIHYNNPVKPPDYCNSAICPPNKKHITCGIKFWSPRCGKDHEGVRMTDYRADIVRNVNNFRRQVERGLGILPKAGKLKNIKWDDELAVMAMRVSNQCHEHSTSPCVNTFLYKDVGESSDFVKINQVSKGFNVISFLNLWFSYHKMMKRSYVRSFPDISPQDHLMVFANLIYEKNKKIGCGMLKSGKGRYLTCLFDKKIKPHEPLYYTRLARTNTSDYYYEDQALESNGSSTEATVSTVATAETIDI; translated from the exons ATGAAGCTCTTGTGTTTTTTGGTGATTGTAGCCGAACTGAAAATTCATACTAGCAACACTGTATTCAGAACTCGGTGGCCCACTTATGTCCAGAAAATACACTACAATAATCCAGTGAAG CCACCCGATTACTGCAATTCCGCCATTTGTCCGCCAAACAAGAAGCACATTACCTGCGGCATAAAATTC TGGTCACCGAGATGCGGTAAAGACCACGAGGGCGTTAGGATGACCGATTATCGAGCTGATATCGTGCGGAATGTGAACAACTTCCGGAGGCAAGTGGAGAGGGGCCTGGGCATTCTCCCCAAAGCGGGCAAATTGAAGAACATCAAATGGGACGACGAGCTGGCCGTGATGGCGATGCGGGTGTCCAATCAGTGCCACGAGCACTCCACCTCACCCTGTGTAAATACGTTCCTCTACAAGGATGTGGGCGAGTCCTCCGATTTCGTTAAGATCAACCAAGTTTCCAAGGGCTTCAACGTTATCAGCTTCCTTAATTTGTGGTTTAGCTACCACAAGATGATGAAGCGCAGCTATGTGAGAAGCTTTCCCGACATTTCCCCGCAGGACCACCTAATGGTCTTCGCCAATCTGATCTACGAGAAGAACAAGAAGATCGGCTGCGGAATGCTCAAGTCCGGCAAGGGGCGCTACCTCACCTGCCTCTTCGATAAGAAAATCAAGCCGCACGAGCCGCTCTACTACACTCGTTTGGCTCGCACCAATACATCTGACTACTACTACGAAGACCAAGCGCTAGAATCGAATGGTAGTAGCACAGAAGCAACTGTATCCACTGTAGCAACTGCAGAGACCATTGATATTTGA
- the LOC120453333 gene encoding facilitated trehalose transporter Tret1 isoform X2 translates to MAEARLRRNISRQVPAISLNDRPLFMQNSNGGRIATGDVEVSNFRRALPQFLAVSIKNILLFGYGMTLGFPTIVIPAIQGGEGRSETSGDIVLNKDEISWFSSINLICVPLGCLFSGLLTQPLGKRRAMQFVNLPILAAWLMFHFATRTEHLYAALCLAGLGGGLMEAPVLTYVAEITEPKYRGILSALGTTCVITGVFIQFILGSLMDWRSVAAVSSAFPVITIIMLCFVPESPVWLIREQRFREAVKSLQWLRGWVPEHMIEAEFNQLYDELITQKAIELSADGVPPPGQRRTLGQRLRMWRKRSFLVPFLLVSFSFFTGHFSGKTPLQTYAVQIFHTLKAPMNKYHATILLGVAEMLATILGVVLIHFTGKRPLVLVSTVGTGLCFFGTATYAHFLSEVPGFTVNNVVVNASSIVPKEGILSQQNISRIFETEQQAIRQETERFTTLLPDMETTTIFDQNIYNRSKREVDELMTTDAPMDTTMWPEPSSSAEPIASSSLAPPSTSLKPPLVEELLLVVPKQEHNYLVWVPLILLLLSAFFSHLGIRMLPWILIGEVFPAEIRNSASGFAGGVGYIFGFLANKLFLVMLSALTLPGTFAFYASVAFFGTIVLYFTLPETEGRTLGEIEAHFSKKSDVNLLRKQPSNKLPFKDEAQFPGNTINMQSNFQVPITSQQQAKIIHLQQSDFTPRSQNGRTAGVGMSNPAFDESNTTHL, encoded by the exons CACAGTTTTTAGCTGTTAGTATTAAGAACATATTGCTATTCG GATATGGCATGACCTTGGGCTTCCCCACGATCGTGATACCCGCCATTCAGGGAGGCGAGGGACGCAGCGAGACCAGTGGCGACATAGTCCTCAACAAGGACGAGATCTCTTGGTTCAGTTCCATCAACCTGATATGTGTGCCACTGGGATGCCTCTTCTCTGGACTCTTAACGCAGCCACTGGGCAAACGGAGGGCAATGCAG tttGTCAACCTGCCGATTCTGGCCGCCTGGCTGATGTTTCACTTTGCGACGCGCACGGAGCACCTGTATGCGGCTTTATGCTTGGCTGGTCTCGGTGGCGGATTAATGGAGGCGCCG GTGCTCACCTATGTGGCGGAAATTACGGAGCCCAAATACCGCGGCATATTGTCCGCTTTGGGCACAACGTGTGTCATCACGGGTGTTTTCATACAATTCATCCTGGGATCCCTGATGGACTGGCGGAGTGTGGCGGCGGTGAGCTCGGCTTTTCCGGTGATCACCATAATAATGCTGTGCTTTGTGCCCGAGAGTCCGGTTTGGTTGATCCGGGAGCAGCGTTTCCGGGAGGCCGTGAAGTCTCTGCAATGGCTACGTGGCTGGGTTCCGGAGCACATGATAGAGGCGGAGTTCAATCAGCTCTACGATGAACTGATCACCCAGAAGGCCATCGAACTGTCGGCGGATGGAGTTCCTCCGCCGGGTCAACGCCGAACACTGGGTCAACGGCTGAGGATGTGGCGGAAACGCAGCTTCCTGGTGCCATTCCTACTGGTTTCGTTCTCCTTTTTCACGGGTCACTTTTCCGGAAAGACCCCACTGCAAACCTATGCTGTGCAGATTTTCCACACCCTCAAGGCTCCGATGAACAAGTACCATGCCACAATTCTGCTGGGAGTGGCTGAGATGCTGGCCACCATCCTGGGCGTTGTCCTAATTCACTTCACCGGAAAGAGACCTCTGGTTCTGGTTTCAACGGTGGGCACCGGTCTGTGCTTCTTTGGCACTGCCACTTATGCCCATTTCTTGAGTGAAGTGCCTGGATTTACCGTCAACAACGTGGTGGTTAATGCCTCCTCGATTGTGCCCAAGGAGGGGATTCTTTCTCAGCAAAATATATCCAGGATCTTTGAGACAGAACAACAGGCGATCAGGCAGGAAACGGAGCGCTTTACTACCCTATTACCCGACATGGAAACAACTACAATATTCGATCAGAATATCTATAATCGCAGTAAGAGGGAGGTGGATGAATTGATGACCACCGATGCACCAATGGACACCACCATGTGGCCTGAGCCATCGAGCAGTGCGGAACCCATAGCATCTTCATCGCTGGCGCCACCATCGACTTCGCTGAAGCCACCCCTTGTGGAGGAACTTTTGCTGGTGGTGCCGAAACAAGAACACAACTACCTGGTCTGGGTGCCACTCATCCTGCTACTACTCTCCGCCTTCTTCTCTCATCTGGGTATACGAATGTTACCGTGGATTCTCATTGGCGAGGTGTTTCCGGCTGAGATTCGTAATTCCGCATCGGGATTTGCCGGCGGAGTGGGCTATATATTTGGCTTCCTGGCAAACAAACTCTTCCTGGTGATGCTGAGTGCCTTAACTCTGCCCGGAACCTTCGCTTTTTATGCCAGTGTGGCCTTCTTTGGCACCATTGTCCTGTACTTTACGCTTCCAGAGACTGAAGGGCGCACACTGGGT GAAATCGAAGCTCATTTCTCTAAGAAATCCGATGTGAATCTGCTTCGCAAGCAGCCCAGCAACAAGTTACCTTTCAAGGACGAAGCACAGTTCCCCGGGAATACCATTAATATGCAAAGTAACTTCCAAGTGCCTATCACATCGCAGCAACAGGCAAAGATTATCCATTTGCAACAGAGCGACTTTACGCCGCGCTCCCAAAACGGAAGAACAGCAGGAGTTGGGATGTCCAATCCGGCTTTCGATGAGAGCAACACCACACATTTGTGA
- the LOC120453333 gene encoding facilitated trehalose transporter Tret1 isoform X4, with protein sequence MTLGFPTIVIPAIQGGEGRSETSGDIVLNKDEISWFSSINLICVPLGCLFSGLLTQPLGKRRAMQFVNLPILAAWLMFHFATRTEHLYAALCLAGLGGGLMEAPVLTYVAEITEPKYRGILSALGTTCVITGVFIQFILGSLMDWRSVAAVSSAFPVITIIMLCFVPESPVWLIREQRFREAVKSLQWLRGWVPEHMIEAEFNQLYDELITQKAIELSADGVPPPGQRRTLGQRLRMWRKRSFLVPFLLVSFSFFTGHFSGKTPLQTYAVQIFHTLKAPMNKYHATILLGVAEMLATILGVVLIHFTGKRPLVLVSTVGTGLCFFGTATYAHFLSEVPGFTVNNVVVNASSIVPKEGILSQQNISRIFETEQQAIRQETERFTTLLPDMETTTIFDQNIYNRSKREVDELMTTDAPMDTTMWPEPSSSAEPIASSSLAPPSTSLKPPLVEELLLVVPKQEHNYLVWVPLILLLLSAFFSHLGIRMLPWILIGEVFPAEIRNSASGFAGGVGYIFGFLANKLFLVMLSALTLPGTFAFYASVAFFGTIVLYFTLPETEGRTLGEIEAHFSKKSDVNLLRKQPSNKLPFKDEAQFPGNTINMQSNFQVPITSQQQAKIIHLQQSDFTPRSQNGRTAGVGMSNPAFDESNTTHL encoded by the exons ATGACCTTGGGCTTCCCCACGATCGTGATACCCGCCATTCAGGGAGGCGAGGGACGCAGCGAGACCAGTGGCGACATAGTCCTCAACAAGGACGAGATCTCTTGGTTCAGTTCCATCAACCTGATATGTGTGCCACTGGGATGCCTCTTCTCTGGACTCTTAACGCAGCCACTGGGCAAACGGAGGGCAATGCAG tttGTCAACCTGCCGATTCTGGCCGCCTGGCTGATGTTTCACTTTGCGACGCGCACGGAGCACCTGTATGCGGCTTTATGCTTGGCTGGTCTCGGTGGCGGATTAATGGAGGCGCCG GTGCTCACCTATGTGGCGGAAATTACGGAGCCCAAATACCGCGGCATATTGTCCGCTTTGGGCACAACGTGTGTCATCACGGGTGTTTTCATACAATTCATCCTGGGATCCCTGATGGACTGGCGGAGTGTGGCGGCGGTGAGCTCGGCTTTTCCGGTGATCACCATAATAATGCTGTGCTTTGTGCCCGAGAGTCCGGTTTGGTTGATCCGGGAGCAGCGTTTCCGGGAGGCCGTGAAGTCTCTGCAATGGCTACGTGGCTGGGTTCCGGAGCACATGATAGAGGCGGAGTTCAATCAGCTCTACGATGAACTGATCACCCAGAAGGCCATCGAACTGTCGGCGGATGGAGTTCCTCCGCCGGGTCAACGCCGAACACTGGGTCAACGGCTGAGGATGTGGCGGAAACGCAGCTTCCTGGTGCCATTCCTACTGGTTTCGTTCTCCTTTTTCACGGGTCACTTTTCCGGAAAGACCCCACTGCAAACCTATGCTGTGCAGATTTTCCACACCCTCAAGGCTCCGATGAACAAGTACCATGCCACAATTCTGCTGGGAGTGGCTGAGATGCTGGCCACCATCCTGGGCGTTGTCCTAATTCACTTCACCGGAAAGAGACCTCTGGTTCTGGTTTCAACGGTGGGCACCGGTCTGTGCTTCTTTGGCACTGCCACTTATGCCCATTTCTTGAGTGAAGTGCCTGGATTTACCGTCAACAACGTGGTGGTTAATGCCTCCTCGATTGTGCCCAAGGAGGGGATTCTTTCTCAGCAAAATATATCCAGGATCTTTGAGACAGAACAACAGGCGATCAGGCAGGAAACGGAGCGCTTTACTACCCTATTACCCGACATGGAAACAACTACAATATTCGATCAGAATATCTATAATCGCAGTAAGAGGGAGGTGGATGAATTGATGACCACCGATGCACCAATGGACACCACCATGTGGCCTGAGCCATCGAGCAGTGCGGAACCCATAGCATCTTCATCGCTGGCGCCACCATCGACTTCGCTGAAGCCACCCCTTGTGGAGGAACTTTTGCTGGTGGTGCCGAAACAAGAACACAACTACCTGGTCTGGGTGCCACTCATCCTGCTACTACTCTCCGCCTTCTTCTCTCATCTGGGTATACGAATGTTACCGTGGATTCTCATTGGCGAGGTGTTTCCGGCTGAGATTCGTAATTCCGCATCGGGATTTGCCGGCGGAGTGGGCTATATATTTGGCTTCCTGGCAAACAAACTCTTCCTGGTGATGCTGAGTGCCTTAACTCTGCCCGGAACCTTCGCTTTTTATGCCAGTGTGGCCTTCTTTGGCACCATTGTCCTGTACTTTACGCTTCCAGAGACTGAAGGGCGCACACTGGGT GAAATCGAAGCTCATTTCTCTAAGAAATCCGATGTGAATCTGCTTCGCAAGCAGCCCAGCAACAAGTTACCTTTCAAGGACGAAGCACAGTTCCCCGGGAATACCATTAATATGCAAAGTAACTTCCAAGTGCCTATCACATCGCAGCAACAGGCAAAGATTATCCATTTGCAACAGAGCGACTTTACGCCGCGCTCCCAAAACGGAAGAACAGCAGGAGTTGGGATGTCCAATCCGGCTTTCGATGAGAGCAACACCACACATTTGTGA
- the LOC120453333 gene encoding facilitated trehalose transporter Tret1 isoform X5, which yields MLTNKVLTYVAEITEPKYRGILSALGTTCVITGVFIQFILGSLMDWRSVAAVSSAFPVITIIMLCFVPESPVWLIREQRFREAVKSLQWLRGWVPEHMIEAEFNQLYDELITQKAIELSADGVPPPGQRRTLGQRLRMWRKRSFLVPFLLVSFSFFTGHFSGKTPLQTYAVQIFHTLKAPMNKYHATILLGVAEMLATILGVVLIHFTGKRPLVLVSTVGTGLCFFGTATYAHFLSEVPGFTVNNVVVNASSIVPKEGILSQQNISRIFETEQQAIRQETERFTTLLPDMETTTIFDQNIYNRSKREVDELMTTDAPMDTTMWPEPSSSAEPIASSSLAPPSTSLKPPLVEELLLVVPKQEHNYLVWVPLILLLLSAFFSHLGIRMLPWILIGEVFPAEIRNSASGFAGGVGYIFGFLANKLFLVMLSALTLPGTFAFYASVAFFGTIVLYFTLPETEGRTLGEIEAHFSKKSDVNLLRKQPSNKLPFKDEAQFPGNTINMQSNFQVPITSQQQAKIIHLQQSDFTPRSQNGRTAGVGMSNPAFDESNTTHL from the exons ATGTTAACAAACAAA GTGCTCACCTATGTGGCGGAAATTACGGAGCCCAAATACCGCGGCATATTGTCCGCTTTGGGCACAACGTGTGTCATCACGGGTGTTTTCATACAATTCATCCTGGGATCCCTGATGGACTGGCGGAGTGTGGCGGCGGTGAGCTCGGCTTTTCCGGTGATCACCATAATAATGCTGTGCTTTGTGCCCGAGAGTCCGGTTTGGTTGATCCGGGAGCAGCGTTTCCGGGAGGCCGTGAAGTCTCTGCAATGGCTACGTGGCTGGGTTCCGGAGCACATGATAGAGGCGGAGTTCAATCAGCTCTACGATGAACTGATCACCCAGAAGGCCATCGAACTGTCGGCGGATGGAGTTCCTCCGCCGGGTCAACGCCGAACACTGGGTCAACGGCTGAGGATGTGGCGGAAACGCAGCTTCCTGGTGCCATTCCTACTGGTTTCGTTCTCCTTTTTCACGGGTCACTTTTCCGGAAAGACCCCACTGCAAACCTATGCTGTGCAGATTTTCCACACCCTCAAGGCTCCGATGAACAAGTACCATGCCACAATTCTGCTGGGAGTGGCTGAGATGCTGGCCACCATCCTGGGCGTTGTCCTAATTCACTTCACCGGAAAGAGACCTCTGGTTCTGGTTTCAACGGTGGGCACCGGTCTGTGCTTCTTTGGCACTGCCACTTATGCCCATTTCTTGAGTGAAGTGCCTGGATTTACCGTCAACAACGTGGTGGTTAATGCCTCCTCGATTGTGCCCAAGGAGGGGATTCTTTCTCAGCAAAATATATCCAGGATCTTTGAGACAGAACAACAGGCGATCAGGCAGGAAACGGAGCGCTTTACTACCCTATTACCCGACATGGAAACAACTACAATATTCGATCAGAATATCTATAATCGCAGTAAGAGGGAGGTGGATGAATTGATGACCACCGATGCACCAATGGACACCACCATGTGGCCTGAGCCATCGAGCAGTGCGGAACCCATAGCATCTTCATCGCTGGCGCCACCATCGACTTCGCTGAAGCCACCCCTTGTGGAGGAACTTTTGCTGGTGGTGCCGAAACAAGAACACAACTACCTGGTCTGGGTGCCACTCATCCTGCTACTACTCTCCGCCTTCTTCTCTCATCTGGGTATACGAATGTTACCGTGGATTCTCATTGGCGAGGTGTTTCCGGCTGAGATTCGTAATTCCGCATCGGGATTTGCCGGCGGAGTGGGCTATATATTTGGCTTCCTGGCAAACAAACTCTTCCTGGTGATGCTGAGTGCCTTAACTCTGCCCGGAACCTTCGCTTTTTATGCCAGTGTGGCCTTCTTTGGCACCATTGTCCTGTACTTTACGCTTCCAGAGACTGAAGGGCGCACACTGGGT GAAATCGAAGCTCATTTCTCTAAGAAATCCGATGTGAATCTGCTTCGCAAGCAGCCCAGCAACAAGTTACCTTTCAAGGACGAAGCACAGTTCCCCGGGAATACCATTAATATGCAAAGTAACTTCCAAGTGCCTATCACATCGCAGCAACAGGCAAAGATTATCCATTTGCAACAGAGCGACTTTACGCCGCGCTCCCAAAACGGAAGAACAGCAGGAGTTGGGATGTCCAATCCGGCTTTCGATGAGAGCAACACCACACATTTGTGA